In Candidatus Promineifilum breve, one genomic interval encodes:
- a CDS encoding decaprenyl-phosphate phosphoribosyltransferase — translation MIERQDEATRGCRVLLDLIGSMRPRQWPKNAFVFVALLFDGKLLDLPSVLAVTAAFGLLCLMSGAVYIMNDLADVESDRQHPTKKNRPLASGRLNPRLAGVVSFLLAVVSLVAGYFLSLELAVILLLYLLSQIAYTFRLKHVVLLDVLTIAAGFVLRIAAGVAVIEVERFSPWLYVFGGFLALFMALGKRRAELVLLGGDAANHRAILQDYSLDLIDRLQGIVTTSAVVAYSLYTFLAEGLPQNHAMMLTIPFVLYGIFRYLYLIHVRGEGGAPEEILLRDRPLQITLALYGVMVFAAIYLID, via the coding sequence GTGATAGAAAGACAGGATGAAGCGACTAGGGGGTGCCGAGTGCTGTTGGATCTGATTGGTTCGATGCGGCCGCGCCAGTGGCCCAAAAATGCGTTCGTCTTTGTGGCGCTGCTGTTCGACGGCAAGCTGCTCGATCTGCCGAGCGTGCTGGCCGTGACGGCGGCCTTTGGGCTGCTGTGCCTCATGTCCGGCGCGGTCTATATCATGAACGACCTGGCCGACGTGGAGAGCGACCGGCAGCACCCCACGAAGAAAAATCGGCCGCTGGCCTCCGGTCGGCTCAATCCCCGTTTGGCCGGCGTCGTGTCCTTTCTGCTGGCCGTGGTCAGTCTGGTCGCCGGCTATTTCCTGTCGCTGGAACTGGCCGTCATCCTGTTGCTTTACCTGTTATCCCAGATCGCTTACACCTTCCGGCTGAAGCACGTCGTCCTGCTCGACGTATTGACCATCGCCGCCGGGTTCGTCCTGCGCATTGCCGCCGGGGTGGCGGTCATCGAGGTCGAGCGCTTCTCCCCCTGGCTCTACGTCTTTGGCGGCTTCCTGGCCCTGTTCATGGCCCTGGGCAAGCGGCGGGCCGAACTCGTCCTGCTGGGCGGCGACGCCGCCAACCATCGCGCCATTTTGCAGGATTACAGTCTGGATTTAATCGACCGCCTACAGGGCATCGTGACGACCAGCGCCGTCGTGGCCTATAGCCTCTACACTTTCCTGGCCGAGGGACTGCCGCAAAACCACGCCATGATGCTGACCATTCCCTTCGTGCTCTACGGCATCTTCCGCTACCTCTATTTGATCCATGTGCGGGGCGAGGGTGGTGCGCCGGAAGAGATTTTACTGCGCGATCGGCCGCTACAGATCACCCTGGCCCTCTATGGCGTCATGGTGTTCGCCGCCATCTATCTAATTGACTAA
- the mvk gene encoding mevalonate kinase produces the protein MITATAPGKVILFGEHAVVYGRPALAAPVTQLRAKAELTPTSEPDVLLVAPDVGRAALLSRTEPNNPLAAVVRIVETHCRCSLSAGYTLSVTSAIPIAGGLGSGAAIAIAIIRALGQYLEQADSFTPEVVSRLAYEVERLHHGTPSGIDNTVIAYERPVYFVRRAPQPLIETFAQARPLRLIIGDTGVSSRTKDVVGDVGRQWAADRAEFETIFDACGRIAEAGRAALAAGDLPAVGALMDENHDWLRRMTVSSPPLDALVGAARAAGALGAKLSGAGRGGNMIALVTAETEAAVSAALLAAGAARVMTSDVGA, from the coding sequence ATGATCACCGCCACGGCTCCCGGCAAGGTCATCCTATTTGGCGAACATGCGGTCGTCTACGGCCGCCCGGCGCTGGCCGCGCCGGTCACCCAGTTGCGGGCCAAGGCTGAGCTAACGCCAACCAGCGAGCCGGACGTGCTGCTGGTCGCTCCCGACGTGGGCCGGGCGGCGCTGCTGTCGCGCACCGAGCCGAACAATCCGCTGGCCGCGGTCGTCCGCATCGTTGAGACCCATTGTCGCTGCTCGCTCTCCGCCGGCTATACGCTCAGTGTCACCAGCGCCATCCCCATCGCCGGCGGGCTGGGCAGCGGCGCGGCCATCGCCATCGCCATCATCCGCGCGCTGGGGCAATACCTGGAGCAGGCCGATTCGTTCACCCCCGAGGTCGTCTCGCGCCTGGCCTACGAGGTGGAGCGGCTGCACCACGGCACGCCCAGCGGCATCGACAACACCGTCATCGCCTATGAGCGGCCGGTCTATTTCGTGCGTCGCGCCCCCCAACCGCTCATCGAAACCTTTGCCCAGGCCCGGCCGCTGCGCCTGATCATCGGTGATACCGGTGTCTCCAGCCGGACAAAGGACGTGGTGGGCGACGTGGGCCGCCAATGGGCAGCCGACCGCGCTGAGTTTGAGACCATCTTCGACGCCTGCGGGCGGATCGCCGAGGCGGGCCGGGCGGCGCTGGCCGCCGGCGACCTGCCGGCCGTGGGCGCGCTGATGGACGAAAACCACGACTGGCTGCGGCGCATGACCGTCTCTTCACCGCCGTTGGATGCGTTGGTGGGCGCGGCGCGAGCCGCCGGCGCGCTGGGGGCCAAGCTGAGCGGCGCGGGGCGGGGGGGCAACATGATTGCCCTGGTGACGGCCGAAACGGAGGCCGCCGTCTCGGCCGCGCTATTGGCCGCCGGCGCGGCCCGCGTGATGACCAGTGATGTAGGAGCGTGA
- the rpmB gene encoding 50S ribosomal protein L28 has translation MAKCEVCGKGPMSGHNVSFSQRKTKRQFRPNIQRTTVTQDGRRVRLHICTRCLKTTAKV, from the coding sequence ATGGCTAAATGTGAAGTATGTGGCAAGGGGCCGATGAGCGGCCACAATGTGAGTTTCTCGCAGCGCAAGACGAAGCGTCAGTTCCGTCCCAATATTCAGCGGACGACGGTGACCCAGGACGGCCGCCGCGTGCGGTTGCACATCTGCACCCGCTGCCTCAAAACAACGGCCAAGGTCTAG
- a CDS encoding Asp23/Gls24 family envelope stress response protein, whose protein sequence is MPVQEDSKGKIDISSATIATITTQAVHQCYGVVGMASKNLVNGIAQLLSRDNRRGVEVKVDGDKIVIDVYVIVEYGVRIRVVAESIQNTVKFHVEKALGLPVSAVNVYVQGLRLSEGRQ, encoded by the coding sequence ATGCCGGTCCAAGAGGATTCCAAGGGAAAAATCGACATTTCCTCGGCCACCATCGCGACGATCACCACGCAGGCGGTGCATCAATGCTATGGCGTGGTGGGGATGGCCAGCAAGAACCTCGTCAATGGCATCGCGCAACTGTTGTCACGGGATAACCGCCGCGGCGTGGAAGTCAAGGTTGATGGCGACAAGATCGTCATCGACGTCTACGTCATCGTGGAATACGGCGTCCGCATTCGCGTCGTGGCCGAGAGCATTCAGAACACGGTCAAGTTCCACGTCGAGAAGGCGCTGGGGCTGCCCGTGAGCGCGGTCAACGTCTACGTCCAGGGGTTGCGCCTGAGCGAAGGGCGACAGTAA
- a CDS encoding DAK2 domain-containing protein: protein MTTAIDTTMTAPTVAGGKWLHCTGPQLRKMARAGLVWLEQNRDYVNSLNVFPVPDGDTGTNMLLTMRSAYARVEGGDEPHVGKVAGQLAQGALMGARGNSGVILSQIWRGLAAGLSGKEAFGTADLAHAFQSAADTAYKGVMRPVEGTILTVIREGAAEAADAARKSEDLRFMLERVLERCQQALERTPDLLPILRQAGVVDSGGQGLVYILEGMMRYAQGKLVIDGQPVAPVAPAPPGEPLSAQARAVPEGGALEFPYDVQFILMGRNLNVLEVRNRIDAMGDSTVVVGDEKAIKVHIHVKDPGVPLSYGISLGQITDVVVENMQEQMEEMVHKAPAAPSLPVIDVRPDQVAVIAVAGGNGLAGVFRGLGAAFVVNGGQTNNPSTEEIYQAIEQMPTDKVIVLPNNKNIILAAEAARDLSAKQVAVVHSRSIPQGIAALMTLRPDKDVAANTETMARALRSVRTGEITRATRTIELNGVDVKEGAIIGLVDGSLQSSGPDEDSVLRDVLGHMAIDGCDIVTVYYGADVKLEQAAETAHRIRHAYPNVEVEVVEGGQAHYYYILGAE, encoded by the coding sequence TTGACAACGGCAATCGACACCACAATGACCGCCCCCACGGTCGCCGGCGGTAAATGGTTACACTGCACCGGCCCCCAATTGCGCAAGATGGCGCGCGCCGGCCTCGTTTGGCTGGAGCAAAACCGCGACTACGTTAACTCGCTCAACGTTTTCCCCGTGCCGGATGGCGACACGGGCACGAATATGTTGCTGACGATGCGCTCGGCCTACGCGCGCGTCGAGGGCGGCGACGAGCCGCACGTCGGCAAGGTGGCCGGCCAGTTGGCCCAGGGCGCACTGATGGGCGCGCGCGGCAACTCCGGGGTCATCCTCAGCCAGATCTGGCGCGGGCTGGCTGCCGGTCTCAGCGGCAAGGAGGCCTTCGGCACGGCCGATCTGGCCCACGCCTTCCAGAGCGCGGCCGATACCGCCTACAAGGGCGTGATGCGGCCGGTCGAGGGCACGATCCTGACCGTCATCCGCGAGGGCGCGGCCGAGGCCGCCGACGCCGCCCGCAAGAGCGAAGACCTGCGCTTCATGCTGGAGCGCGTGCTGGAACGTTGCCAGCAGGCCCTGGAACGCACGCCCGACCTGTTGCCCATCCTGCGCCAGGCCGGCGTCGTCGATTCCGGCGGCCAGGGCTTGGTCTACATCCTCGAAGGGATGATGCGCTATGCCCAGGGCAAGCTGGTGATCGACGGCCAACCCGTCGCGCCGGTAGCGCCCGCGCCGCCGGGCGAGCCGCTGTCGGCCCAGGCCCGCGCCGTGCCCGAGGGCGGGGCGCTGGAGTTCCCCTACGACGTGCAGTTCATCCTGATGGGGCGCAATCTCAACGTGCTGGAAGTGCGTAATCGCATCGACGCCATGGGCGACTCGACGGTCGTCGTGGGCGACGAGAAAGCGATCAAGGTTCACATCCACGTGAAAGACCCCGGCGTCCCCCTCAGCTATGGCATCAGCCTGGGGCAGATCACCGACGTCGTCGTCGAGAACATGCAGGAACAGATGGAGGAGATGGTCCATAAAGCCCCGGCCGCGCCATCGCTGCCGGTGATCGACGTCCGCCCGGACCAGGTGGCCGTGATCGCCGTGGCCGGCGGCAACGGGTTGGCGGGCGTCTTCCGCGGCCTGGGCGCGGCCTTCGTCGTCAACGGCGGCCAGACGAATAATCCCAGTACCGAGGAAATCTATCAGGCCATCGAACAGATGCCCACGGACAAGGTCATCGTCTTGCCCAACAACAAGAATATCATCCTGGCCGCGGAGGCCGCGCGCGATCTGAGCGCCAAGCAGGTGGCCGTGGTCCATAGCCGCTCCATCCCCCAGGGCATCGCCGCCCTGATGACCTTGCGGCCGGACAAGGACGTGGCCGCCAACACCGAGACGATGGCCCGCGCGCTGCGTTCGGTGCGCACGGGCGAAATCACCCGCGCCACGCGCACCATTGAGTTGAACGGCGTGGACGTGAAAGAGGGGGCCATTATCGGTCTGGTCGACGGCAGCCTGCAAAGCTCCGGGCCAGACGAGGATAGCGTCTTGCGCGATGTGCTCGGCCACATGGCTATCGACGGCTGCGACATCGTGACCGTCTATTACGGCGCGGATGTCAAGTTGGAACAGGCGGCCGAAACAGCCCATCGCATCCGCCACGCCTATCCCAACGTTGAGGTCGAAGTCGTCGAAGGCGGCCAGGCGCATTACTATTACATCCTCGGCGCGGAATAA
- the recG gene encoding ATP-dependent DNA helicase RecG: protein MERALKRLERVLELEKQQGYQNKAVVGGIRQFAVFWVSQAREEAADEADQALAEQVSQVLMDYNRLSGSEARARAIDSLFASVERRRRRQGSGEAGELGGRGAGEQRSPKAEEPQSAVAAPEEIDEAEEVETAEPEATPQPVEAEEEMEPDVPRVPPDPGGLARPVTSLKGVGPKMAEKLNKLGVETIGQLLYLFPRRYDDYTLLKPISKLTFGEQVTIIGTIWQTKVRRSRANQPITECIINDGTGSVQATWFNQPWLAEQLPAGMQIVLSGKVELFLGRLVFNSPEWEPLELEPLRTRRIVPIYPLTDGLNAGKMREIMQRVVKEWAARVPDPLPVPIRKRRRLFSLPAAIQQLHFPDNQEALRRARQRLAYDELFLLQLGMQRQRRSWQAHPGMSLSLEPERFDAFLAALPFQLTGAQARVIDEIRADMAQSRPMNRLLQGDVGSGKTMVAAAAMITAAWAGAQAALMAPTEILAEQHYRGLVRLLEPLGLRVALLTGSTATAERAAVYEGLADGSIHIAIGTHALIQPSVAFHRLGVAIVDEQHRFGVDQRTALREKGPSDNGEVISPHLLVMSATPIPRTLALSLYGDLDLSALDEMPPGRQEIKTRWLRASERERAYNFVRRQTAEGRQAYLIYPLVEESESIDARAAVEEFDRLSHEVFPDRRVGLVHGRLRSDEKDAAMRAFAEHSTDMLVATSVIEVGVDVPNSTVIVIEGADRFGLAQLHQFRGRVGRGEHQSYCILIAEDVSAEAEQRLAALEATNDGFVLAERDLELRGPGEFFGRRQSGLPELRLASLLHDLDILKMAQEDAAGLFDADPQLEQPEHDYLRRQLEAFWASAAEAS from the coding sequence ATGGAACGGGCACTAAAAAGACTCGAGCGGGTGCTCGAACTGGAAAAACAGCAAGGCTATCAGAACAAGGCCGTCGTCGGTGGGATTCGTCAGTTTGCCGTCTTCTGGGTTTCGCAGGCCCGCGAGGAAGCGGCCGACGAAGCCGACCAGGCACTGGCCGAACAGGTCTCGCAAGTCCTGATGGATTATAACCGCCTGTCGGGCAGCGAAGCCCGCGCCCGGGCTATCGATTCCCTTTTCGCCAGTGTCGAGCGGCGGCGGCGGCGGCAGGGGAGTGGGGAAGCAGGGGAGCTGGGGGGCAGGGGAGCAGGGGAGCAGAGGAGTCCGAAAGCGGAGGAGCCGCAGAGCGCTGTCGCCGCGCCGGAAGAAATTGATGAGGCCGAAGAAGTAGAAACGGCCGAACCGGAAGCGACGCCGCAGCCGGTAGAAGCTGAAGAAGAGATGGAGCCGGATGTACCTCGTGTCCCGCCCGATCCGGGTGGCCTGGCGCGACCGGTCACCTCGCTCAAGGGCGTCGGCCCCAAGATGGCCGAGAAGCTGAACAAGCTGGGCGTGGAGACGATTGGGCAACTACTCTACCTCTTCCCGCGCCGTTACGACGATTACACGCTCCTGAAGCCGATCAGCAAGCTCACCTTCGGCGAGCAGGTGACCATCATCGGCACCATCTGGCAGACGAAGGTGCGCCGCTCGCGCGCCAACCAGCCCATCACCGAATGTATCATCAACGACGGCACAGGGTCGGTGCAGGCCACCTGGTTTAACCAGCCGTGGCTGGCCGAACAACTGCCGGCCGGGATGCAGATCGTGCTGAGCGGCAAGGTCGAGCTGTTTCTGGGGCGGCTGGTGTTCAACTCGCCGGAGTGGGAGCCGCTGGAGCTGGAACCGCTGCGCACGCGGCGTATCGTGCCCATCTACCCCCTGACCGATGGCCTGAACGCCGGCAAGATGCGCGAGATTATGCAGCGGGTAGTCAAGGAGTGGGCCGCGCGCGTGCCCGATCCGCTGCCCGTGCCCATTCGCAAGCGCCGCCGCCTGTTCTCGCTGCCGGCCGCCATCCAGCAATTGCACTTCCCCGACAATCAGGAGGCTCTACGCCGGGCGCGGCAGCGGTTGGCCTACGACGAGTTATTCCTGTTGCAACTGGGCATGCAGCGTCAGCGTCGCAGTTGGCAGGCCCATCCGGGCATGTCCCTGTCGCTTGAGCCGGAGCGTTTCGACGCCTTTCTGGCCGCGCTGCCCTTCCAACTGACCGGCGCGCAGGCGCGGGTCATCGACGAGATTCGCGCCGACATGGCCCAGAGCCGGCCGATGAACCGCCTGCTGCAAGGCGACGTCGGTTCGGGCAAGACCATGGTCGCCGCGGCGGCCATGATCACCGCCGCCTGGGCCGGGGCGCAGGCGGCGCTCATGGCCCCCACCGAAATCCTGGCCGAGCAGCATTACCGCGGCCTGGTGCGTCTGCTGGAGCCGCTGGGGCTGAGGGTGGCCCTGCTGACCGGCAGCACCGCCACGGCCGAGCGCGCCGCCGTCTATGAAGGGCTGGCCGACGGCTCCATCCATATCGCCATCGGCACCCATGCCCTCATCCAGCCGTCGGTGGCCTTCCACCGCCTGGGCGTCGCCATCGTCGATGAGCAGCACCGTTTCGGCGTCGACCAGCGCACCGCCTTGCGCGAGAAGGGGCCGTCGGACAACGGCGAGGTCATCAGCCCCCACCTGCTGGTCATGTCGGCCACGCCCATCCCGCGCACGTTGGCCCTGTCGCTCTATGGCGATCTGGACCTGTCGGCGCTGGACGAGATGCCGCCCGGCCGGCAGGAGATTAAGACCCGCTGGCTGCGCGCCTCGGAGCGCGAGCGGGCCTATAACTTCGTGCGGCGGCAGACGGCCGAGGGGCGGCAAGCCTATCTCATCTACCCCCTGGTGGAAGAGTCCGAATCAATCGACGCCCGCGCCGCCGTGGAAGAGTTCGACCGGCTGAGCCACGAGGTCTTCCCCGATCGGCGCGTGGGGCTGGTGCATGGCCGGCTGCGTTCCGACGAGAAGGACGCGGCCATGCGCGCCTTCGCCGAGCACAGCACCGACATGCTGGTGGCGACGTCGGTCATCGAGGTCGGCGTAGACGTGCCCAACAGCACGGTCATCGTCATCGAGGGGGCCGACCGTTTTGGCCTGGCCCAGCTGCACCAGTTCCGCGGCCGGGTGGGCCGGGGCGAGCACCAGTCGTATTGCATCCTCATCGCCGAGGATGTATCGGCCGAGGCCGAGCAACGACTGGCGGCGCTGGAGGCCACCAACGACGGCTTCGTGCTGGCCGAGCGCGATCTGGAATTGCGCGGGCCGGGCGAGTTCTTTGGCCGGCGGCAGAGCGGCCTGCCGGAGTTGCGGCTGGCGTCGTTGCTCCACGACCTGGATATACTCAAGATGGCCCAGGAAGACGCCGCCGGCTTGTTCGACGCCGATCCGCAACTGGAGCAGCCGGAGCACGACTATCTGCGCCGGCAATTGGAGGCATTCTGGGCGAGCGCGGCCGAGGCCAGCTAG
- the coaD gene encoding pantetheine-phosphate adenylyltransferase, whose protein sequence is MIKRAVYPGTFDPVHYGHVDLILRASNLFAEVVVGVYDHSRPTKSVLFSVEERSAMIVEALPNPGNVIVMPFTGLLVDFARRIEARVIVRGLRVFSDFEFEFRSALANQRLAPEIETISLMTREENSFVSGSTVREIAQLGGDVTSMVPANVAAKLYARFRDAEAGGFTGNLPLRD, encoded by the coding sequence TTGATCAAAAGGGCGGTTTATCCGGGTACATTCGATCCTGTCCATTATGGGCACGTGGATTTAATCCTGCGCGCCTCCAACCTGTTCGCGGAGGTCGTGGTCGGCGTTTACGATCATAGCCGGCCGACGAAGTCGGTGTTATTCTCTGTCGAGGAACGCTCAGCGATGATCGTCGAAGCCTTGCCCAATCCCGGCAACGTCATCGTCATGCCCTTCACCGGCCTGCTGGTGGATTTTGCCCGGCGCATCGAGGCGCGGGTCATCGTGCGGGGCTTGCGCGTGTTCTCCGATTTTGAGTTTGAGTTTCGTTCGGCGTTGGCGAACCAGCGCTTGGCCCCGGAGATTGAGACGATCAGCCTGATGACCCGCGAGGAAAATTCCTTCGTCAGCGGCAGCACGGTGCGGGAGATCGCCCAATTGGGTGGCGACGTGACCAGCATGGTGCCGGCCAACGTGGCCGCGAAACTCTATGCGCGCTTCCGCGATGCCGAAGCCGGCGGTTTCACCGGCAATTTGCCGCTACGTGATTAG
- a CDS encoding ATP synthase subunit B family protein yields MDIQHLVDNLEQALNESTRIPLSAFLLVNEEKVYSLLDQMRVAVPEEIKRAGRIEAEKDRILAQAKEEAERIRELARQEAGELVKRDAIVNAAQNRAENIVERARRDSEALRQDADVYIMEVLNRLEEDLTRTLTVVHNGLQKVEHERQAAMQAAAMESVEPARPAR; encoded by the coding sequence ATGGACATTCAACACCTTGTCGATAACCTTGAGCAAGCTCTGAACGAGAGCACGCGCATCCCGCTGAGCGCCTTCTTGCTGGTCAACGAGGAGAAGGTCTATAGCCTGCTCGACCAGATGCGGGTGGCCGTGCCGGAAGAGATCAAGCGCGCCGGCCGCATCGAGGCCGAGAAGGATCGCATCCTGGCCCAGGCCAAGGAAGAGGCCGAACGGATTCGCGAGTTGGCGCGCCAGGAAGCGGGCGAACTGGTGAAGCGCGACGCCATCGTCAACGCCGCCCAGAACCGGGCCGAGAATATCGTCGAGCGCGCCCGCCGCGACTCGGAGGCGCTGCGGCAGGATGCCGACGTCTACATCATGGAAGTGCTGAACCGGCTGGAAGAAGACCTGACGCGAACGCTGACGGTTGTTCACAATGGCCTACAGAAGGTGGAACACGAGCGCCAGGCGGCCATGCAAGCCGCGGCGATGGAAAGCGTCGAACCGGCTCGCCCGGCCCGCTAG
- a CDS encoding response regulator transcription factor: MTAMTSGFEETAFRILVLDDSYSMQRLVSTALQKSGFEVSTASSAEEALDNIQRHGLPHLALVDIHMPFGMNGLEFCEALLAYSDIPIIMLTAVNEDETIIQSIDKFAEDYITKPFNPGEMVARVRRVLRRMGDFAYTLSTETIVDEYLTVSFPFQRVYVNGGEIALTPTETKLLYILMRHAGQIVTTDFILRRLWPMETAYEDRLRVYVHRLRRKIEQQPEQPKYITSQRGIGYSFARN, translated from the coding sequence ATGACTGCTATGACATCCGGCTTCGAAGAGACGGCATTTAGAATCCTCGTCCTCGACGATAGTTATTCCATGCAACGGCTGGTATCGACCGCGTTGCAAAAATCAGGCTTCGAGGTGTCCACGGCGTCGTCGGCCGAGGAAGCGCTGGATAACATCCAGCGGCATGGCCTGCCCCATCTGGCCCTGGTCGATATCCACATGCCCTTCGGTATGAATGGGTTGGAGTTCTGCGAGGCGCTGCTGGCCTATTCCGATATTCCCATCATCATGCTGACGGCCGTGAACGAAGACGAGACGATCATTCAATCCATCGACAAGTTCGCCGAGGATTACATCACCAAGCCGTTTAATCCGGGCGAAATGGTCGCTCGGGTGCGGCGCGTGTTGCGCCGGATGGGGGATTTCGCCTACACGTTGAGCACGGAAACGATCGTCGATGAATATCTGACCGTCAGTTTTCCCTTCCAGCGGGTCTACGTCAATGGCGGCGAGATCGCCCTGACGCCGACGGAGACGAAGCTGCTCTACATCCTCATGCGCCACGCCGGACAAATCGTCACCACCGACTTCATCCTGCGCCGCCTGTGGCCGATGGAGACGGCCTATGAGGATCGGCTGCGCGTCTACGTCCACCGGCTGCGGCGCAAGATCGAGCAGCAGCCGGAACAACCGAAGTACATCACCTCGCAGCGCGGCATCGGCTACTCCTTTGCCCGCAACTAG